A stretch of Microbulbifer bruguierae DNA encodes these proteins:
- a CDS encoding globin, which produces MGNADSDLVFQSYGRCCNNESFFIDFYDRFMGSSAEIRALFVDTNMPAQRHLLRNGIMQLVLHARGMPDTKLQALGKSHSRTGFNIRPEWYGLWLDALLATLRQYDPNFDDSTAQAWRRAIEPGIETIRGAY; this is translated from the coding sequence ATGGGGAATGCCGATAGCGACCTGGTATTTCAAAGCTACGGGCGCTGCTGTAATAACGAGAGCTTCTTTATCGACTTCTACGACCGATTTATGGGTAGCTCCGCAGAAATAAGAGCTCTGTTCGTGGACACCAATATGCCGGCTCAGCGCCACTTGCTGCGCAATGGCATCATGCAGCTGGTACTCCACGCCCGCGGCATGCCGGACACCAAACTGCAGGCGCTGGGGAAAAGTCACTCGCGCACCGGCTTCAATATCCGCCCCGAGTGGTACGGCCTGTGGCTGGACGCGTTGCTGGCGACCCTGCGGCAGTACGATCCCAACTTCGACGATTCCACGGCACAGGCTTGGCGGCGAGCGATCGAACCCGGTATCGAAACGATTCGCGGCGCTTATTGA
- a CDS encoding PQQ-binding-like beta-propeller repeat protein, whose translation MRHLGLGLDNLVSGAGLYAKAVQKIALAGLLFLGAGSIQAQEEHPVLVWDNGATEIGTEVVSQPDTVGGDYYFEITPEAAAGQAWRTVLRVSQGEAHLYMQQGVVPTGNGSRYSALVGDDAVVMRDGTFAAGEKWYIRVSATAGAEWTLVSGDLFVHDLGALAAYDSDASSAASITVGPEQTAFFKTRISGATKAWRLHLNGDEYPIYIKKDRPSYTLNDGVEKDNRREGDASKGYYSQMLLVPPYLEAGEYYISVRAAKGTVINLDSREQEIRTPVAQPGYSGSDNFEFSLTGTNDDQYGFITYAVNVPVEQLGWQVNLESASGNADFYVRKSFVPNLWINDAFSELPASIDDSVTVVPPQLTDTTWYVTVVGEGEFSFSMASSEPQIDDIDLVNVDPPIVNNDTDRSGWRYYRMNSNSLVDTVQLWELTLANQVANSEIALRRNALPARWDYRNGTTTVYQGSNVDESGTSGFLQQQNHEKDIWYVGVYTPYAALGAFELTTEAVLNDTLVFNGGSKEVTGQAADYWQYHKVTVPAGALGWDIQVTNVSGGSPRMVIRRDVLPDTLQSTQHIEKQNVWSTGNQWAAGSDWTGLVTNPDGSTENYKRLTIGLGSPLSPGNYYVGVYNAAGSGEMTYTLESRGIGIGNDSNGNPWSVQVQDLAFEGNVAGTALAPREQAYYRVQIPESQIAWNLTLGPASGHEAKLVVRKEALGNVAAYGNGSDSTYSYGASRDTAGGEVFNKFHSDASEFLEAGTYYVTVISQGQNPVSGRVGADGIDYTLSSTGEVSVEDKTDTPVVEGADVSWTGQGLSEQQQKFYRIRTGADLTVLELSLENVSGSAQFCVSQMEDGEIHLPAGGYAEGGYGIKGCSSSLLNLTAPTGDYLVTVMSTNAADVSFDLRASGRGEEAVAFNGGTSNTVEQAPGTWKHHRIVVPEDALGWDVRLKDISGYSTPQMVIRRDELPDYTSSSSNINRFDTWPSGQRWGIGNDWTGLGYEADGSYAGPGLTVGMGSPLEPGVYYVSVLNISTTQVTGYTLESRGIGMGSDSDGNPWAIQVQDLPFEGSAVVTGLGARELAIYRVQVPESQIGWSLNLDLAEGHEAALAVRREVIGNVTASTGLGNYSDSVGWYQGIKRNTDGAEYFYKYHSQTSELLEAGTYYVTVISQGQNPTSGRVGADPIDFTLTSTGNIPIDDKTDTPVASGEDVVWLAQSADEGEHKFYRIRAGADLTVVEVSLENVTGNTEICVIPVVEGEIHIPYFGYGEGGYSSRSCGSDLVNLTAPSDDYIIAVRSTDASAVSYDLVAAGREEVLVEFNGGSAETLEQAPGTWQHHRIEVPAGALGWDLRLSNVEAESPPKLVVRRDLLPENHGSSSNMSRLGYWTSGNQWAAPVSDWTGMPYEDDYSSAAPRMTMGMGSPLEPGIYYVSIYNNSTTTNTSYTLESRGIGIGNDTAGNPWSMQVQDLDYDGTASGTALAPRDLAFYRVQVPPSQIGWSLNLKPTTGHDARLSVRLGALGNTGGTTSNSTDWYTNGPNMGGRIWDTPGQEFSYKHHESYESDDDYLFIQAGTYYVTVISQGQNPVTGSKIGVGAIDYQLTSGPVMINDQSGTPITAETQVSWDGETLAQGEHKLYKFSVAEGLDSLELSLENTVGVPRMCVIRAENGMLRLPAEASGNSVYKVEGGYYPESGNHCGSGVVTMLQPAAGEYVVQVADGYDPDELDMTYDLVAKPLAHTPLAFDGGTDSAGLIDQQYAIYTVEVPELHDGEEVTAWQLDTPISHGGIKLWASQDLANLNTFVSTKTQAVLTAPYLTPGKWYVLVQGQGATDFSITSRAIPVRRTWTAPAHGEVFAQAGLDAPYIGDSGIDDAGNPIINPVSSDQGTDLAEGNFHFYRIHVPENNGGVIRTKLEALNGDPDLYIRRDTVPTLTHRYGSENLYDRYDVTSGTQYGNWVSMAAYYHRDYLLNGLPAGDWWIGVYGKSSNVRYRLTVSAGGVVDAAGELQDNANYVQDLQLDGGSVSGQTLAAGDMRYYRVQMPQSSVNAGEGMPSEWTLNLSEDLGDVVVMLRDTIPPGNTQYATSSYSPNYGTQFYDWSEDHNQTTALYPEIDEAGAHTFSVPPLEPNSTYYIGVYAKSDATFGISSAVSSETLHIDGVLEFASSGIDISLPAGEERLYRIDVPENAGSLALAGTYASTVKLYLNRDTVPTADSYAHWYSYSADLAWDTSFYADSTTTADHWIAGHSYYLRVINTDVDAQTVQLQFTGELLAGSDHDNDGIDDSWEVEHFGTISVTWDMDGDGLSNQLEFEYGTDPNNPDSDGDGLADGWEVNQGLDPMAANTEGDLDEDGLSDLDEFALGTDPQNSDSDADGLSDGEEVYTHQTNPRSEDTDADMMDDAWEVAHGFDPLNSDDAYEDADADGFANYEEYRAATDPVDSGSVVAAGSVLWSANLGLPLYGLALDNSGNLMTGDLYHLDRFGKPFWYDDVPGMVYNSATVDADGNYFVANGARIAKYTASGDIAWLFNTEGSVYRTGIALGEAGTLYVADELGNFYAVNADGSEKWRLVIDRPELLAPSIALDGTLYIATQVGDGSNYNLVSITDNGSYGSVNWNFPATGSFSAVAIAQDGTVYVASDDQHLYALNPDGTQKWAQDLGYRIDASPVIGRGGAVYIGAASSNRFMAFNPDGSVKWEYVSNSSRGWHTAVAGNRGQVFIANTSGEVIALDDTSGVAEWMVNVGGVTEAPLLDAYGRLYVVQSRLLSAIQTSATGLDYSDWPAEYFDSQNTARSTLLDQDGDGLADRWELEQGLDPADATDAEIDADGDGLTAAQEFAQRTSDLSVDSDGDGVNDDLDPFPSNGNESVDTDGDLIGNNADEDDDGDGVGDNSDVFPLDPTETADSDGDGVGDNGDAFPQDSTETVDSDDDGVGDNSDVFPQDPTESIDSDGDGIGDNSDPLPNGDDADSDSDGMPDGYEHEHGLDINDSSDADADLDGDGRTNLEEYTGGFDIAVDDVDPELTIPADIVVASTGPETPVDLGVATATDILDGNLVPTADNTGPFVPGQHEVTWTVADAAGNTASGTQLVDVIPLASIAVAQTVQEGQAGSIEVSLNGSPVSYPVTVSYTVSGSAGMYEDHDLTDGSVVIESGLTASIDFATLPDEVFEGSETLVVTLTGAVNAVVGASAQHVVSITEENVAPTVAIALSQDTLPVAVAYADAGEVTLTASVEDVNPDDTHLFQWNIVDTQLVPTNATDEQVLRFDPAGLSGSVEVGVTVTDSAGATSSAQVLIRIDSSLPVLLAETDSDGDGVSDLDEGVADSDGDRIPDYLDPQDTDNMLPASDVDNYLQSAAGSKLVLGDATYTSGNSVSAMSVEEMEAYFDASLVHAAGYLLLNGIFDFEVRGIGVGESTQVVLPLTSAILPTARYVKYQPNVGWVDFVEDGANAVATAPGMQGVCPAPGDGSYQAGLNEGDFCVQLTIQDGGPNDADGVANGVVVDPSAVATMELPAPVVTASNNTLEKTAFQSGDGEQTVLDFALQSDSTDAELVAFTFDAAGDVDDAQQVGEVKLYLDANTNGVAEASELIGTGNFAEDDGELTITLDAPYQLPVGESRFLVTYQL comes from the coding sequence ATGCGCCACCTTGGTCTTGGATTGGACAACTTAGTCAGTGGGGCAGGTCTGTACGCGAAGGCCGTACAAAAAATAGCGCTCGCGGGGCTGCTTTTTCTGGGGGCTGGCTCGATTCAGGCGCAGGAAGAGCATCCGGTGCTCGTCTGGGATAACGGCGCTACCGAGATCGGTACGGAGGTAGTTTCCCAGCCGGATACCGTCGGCGGGGATTATTATTTCGAGATTACACCGGAGGCGGCTGCGGGCCAGGCCTGGAGGACCGTACTGCGGGTTTCCCAGGGCGAGGCGCACCTGTATATGCAGCAGGGCGTCGTCCCCACCGGGAATGGCAGTAGGTACTCTGCACTAGTTGGTGACGATGCGGTGGTCATGCGCGATGGCACGTTTGCCGCGGGTGAAAAGTGGTATATCCGGGTAAGCGCGACTGCCGGCGCGGAGTGGACGCTGGTATCTGGCGATCTGTTTGTGCATGACCTGGGCGCTCTGGCCGCTTACGACAGCGACGCTTCCAGTGCTGCGAGTATTACCGTTGGGCCAGAGCAAACTGCATTCTTTAAAACAAGGATCAGTGGCGCAACCAAGGCATGGCGCCTGCACCTCAATGGTGATGAATATCCCATCTATATCAAAAAAGATCGGCCCTCCTACACCCTGAATGACGGTGTGGAAAAGGATAATCGGCGCGAAGGCGATGCCTCGAAGGGTTATTACAGCCAGATGTTGCTGGTACCGCCTTATCTGGAGGCTGGTGAGTATTATATTTCGGTGCGCGCCGCCAAAGGCACCGTTATCAATCTGGATTCCCGCGAGCAGGAAATTCGCACCCCGGTTGCCCAGCCAGGCTATTCCGGTAGCGATAACTTCGAATTCAGCCTCACCGGCACTAATGATGACCAATATGGTTTCATCACCTATGCGGTAAACGTGCCGGTGGAGCAGCTGGGCTGGCAAGTCAATCTAGAGTCCGCCAGCGGCAACGCGGATTTTTATGTGCGCAAGAGTTTTGTGCCCAACCTCTGGATCAATGATGCCTTCTCCGAGCTGCCTGCGAGTATTGATGACAGCGTTACCGTAGTACCGCCGCAGCTCACCGATACAACCTGGTACGTCACCGTGGTTGGGGAAGGTGAATTCAGCTTTTCCATGGCCAGTAGCGAACCACAAATCGATGATATTGACCTGGTCAATGTCGATCCACCCATCGTCAATAACGACACCGATCGCAGCGGTTGGCGCTACTACCGTATGAACAGTAATTCCCTGGTCGACACCGTGCAGTTGTGGGAGCTGACGCTCGCGAACCAGGTGGCGAACTCGGAAATTGCGTTGCGTCGGAATGCGTTGCCCGCACGCTGGGATTATCGCAATGGAACGACGACCGTTTACCAGGGCTCGAATGTCGATGAGTCCGGCACGTCCGGTTTTTTACAGCAACAAAATCACGAAAAAGATATTTGGTATGTGGGGGTCTACACGCCGTACGCGGCTCTCGGTGCTTTTGAACTGACGACCGAAGCCGTTCTCAACGACACCCTCGTCTTTAATGGCGGAAGCAAAGAGGTTACTGGCCAGGCGGCAGATTACTGGCAGTATCACAAAGTAACGGTACCAGCGGGCGCTTTGGGTTGGGATATCCAGGTCACTAACGTCAGTGGCGGTTCACCCCGGATGGTAATTCGCCGCGATGTGCTTCCCGATACTTTGCAGTCCACCCAGCATATTGAGAAACAGAATGTCTGGAGTACTGGCAATCAATGGGCCGCCGGCAGCGACTGGACCGGTCTTGTTACTAACCCGGATGGCAGCACGGAGAATTATAAACGGCTGACCATTGGGCTGGGCTCGCCGCTGAGTCCGGGCAATTACTACGTGGGCGTATACAACGCGGCTGGCAGCGGTGAAATGACGTACACCCTGGAGAGTCGGGGTATCGGTATTGGCAACGACAGCAATGGCAACCCCTGGTCAGTACAGGTTCAGGATTTGGCTTTTGAAGGGAATGTTGCCGGTACGGCGCTGGCGCCGCGGGAACAGGCTTACTATCGGGTGCAGATTCCGGAGTCCCAGATTGCCTGGAATCTGACACTGGGTCCCGCCAGTGGCCATGAAGCCAAACTCGTGGTGCGCAAAGAGGCCCTGGGAAATGTGGCCGCTTATGGAAACGGTTCCGATAGTACCTATTCCTATGGTGCCAGCCGCGATACCGCAGGCGGCGAAGTGTTTAATAAATTCCACTCGGATGCCTCCGAGTTCCTTGAGGCAGGGACGTATTACGTCACCGTGATCAGCCAGGGGCAGAACCCGGTATCTGGTCGAGTGGGCGCCGACGGGATTGACTACACGCTCAGCAGTACCGGCGAAGTTTCCGTTGAAGATAAAACCGATACGCCGGTAGTCGAAGGGGCAGACGTCAGCTGGACAGGACAAGGTCTTTCCGAGCAACAGCAAAAATTCTACCGCATTCGCACCGGTGCCGATCTGACGGTACTGGAATTGAGTCTGGAAAATGTATCCGGCAGCGCTCAGTTTTGCGTTTCCCAGATGGAGGACGGAGAAATTCATCTTCCCGCAGGGGGATATGCTGAAGGTGGCTACGGCATAAAAGGCTGCAGCTCAAGCCTGCTCAACCTTACCGCCCCCACTGGTGATTACCTCGTCACCGTAATGTCGACCAACGCTGCCGATGTCTCTTTTGATTTGCGGGCCAGCGGTCGCGGAGAGGAGGCTGTGGCATTCAACGGTGGAACGTCGAATACCGTCGAGCAGGCTCCGGGTACCTGGAAACACCACCGTATTGTGGTACCGGAAGATGCCTTGGGTTGGGATGTTCGGCTCAAAGATATCAGTGGTTACAGTACGCCGCAGATGGTGATCAGGCGCGACGAGCTGCCGGATTACACTAGCTCATCCAGCAATATTAATCGCTTCGACACTTGGCCCAGCGGTCAGCGCTGGGGGATAGGTAACGACTGGACCGGGCTCGGCTACGAGGCCGATGGTTCCTATGCGGGTCCCGGGCTGACGGTAGGTATGGGCTCGCCTCTGGAGCCGGGTGTTTACTACGTCAGTGTATTGAACATCTCTACCACCCAGGTAACCGGATATACCCTGGAGAGCCGTGGTATCGGCATGGGTAGCGACAGTGACGGAAATCCCTGGGCAATTCAGGTGCAGGATCTGCCCTTTGAGGGTAGTGCGGTGGTGACCGGCCTGGGGGCGCGTGAACTCGCCATTTATCGGGTACAGGTGCCCGAGTCGCAGATCGGCTGGTCACTGAATCTGGATCTGGCCGAAGGGCATGAAGCTGCGCTGGCCGTTCGCCGGGAGGTAATCGGTAACGTCACTGCATCTACAGGACTCGGCAATTATTCTGACTCTGTGGGCTGGTATCAGGGCATCAAGCGGAACACCGACGGGGCAGAGTATTTTTATAAATACCATTCGCAAACCAGTGAACTCCTGGAAGCGGGAACCTATTACGTAACCGTTATCAGCCAGGGGCAGAACCCCACTTCAGGTCGTGTTGGCGCTGACCCCATCGACTTTACCCTGACCAGCACCGGCAATATCCCGATCGACGATAAAACCGATACCCCTGTGGCTAGCGGCGAGGATGTCGTGTGGTTGGCGCAAAGTGCCGACGAAGGTGAACACAAGTTTTATCGTATTCGTGCGGGCGCCGACCTGACCGTGGTGGAAGTCTCGTTGGAGAATGTCACCGGCAATACGGAAATTTGCGTTATCCCGGTGGTCGAGGGTGAAATTCATATACCTTATTTCGGCTATGGGGAAGGCGGTTACAGCAGCAGATCCTGTGGTTCTGATTTGGTGAACCTTACTGCACCCAGTGACGACTACATTATTGCTGTTCGCTCCACCGATGCTTCAGCGGTTTCTTATGATCTGGTAGCGGCTGGTCGCGAGGAAGTTCTGGTCGAATTCAATGGCGGCAGTGCCGAGACCCTGGAGCAAGCACCAGGTACTTGGCAGCACCACCGCATCGAAGTGCCGGCCGGTGCCCTGGGTTGGGATCTGCGCTTGAGTAACGTTGAAGCGGAATCGCCCCCGAAACTGGTGGTAAGGCGTGACCTGTTGCCGGAAAACCATGGTTCCTCCAGTAACATGAGCCGCCTGGGATACTGGACTTCAGGCAACCAGTGGGCCGCGCCTGTCTCCGACTGGACGGGAATGCCCTACGAGGATGATTACTCTAGTGCTGCACCCAGGATGACCATGGGCATGGGCTCTCCCCTGGAGCCCGGTATTTACTACGTCAGTATCTATAACAATTCCACCACCACTAACACCAGCTATACCCTGGAAAGTCGCGGCATTGGTATCGGCAACGACACCGCGGGTAACCCCTGGTCTATGCAGGTGCAGGATCTGGACTACGACGGCACCGCTAGCGGCACTGCGCTGGCGCCGCGGGACCTGGCGTTCTATCGGGTGCAGGTGCCTCCTTCACAAATTGGCTGGTCACTGAATCTGAAACCCACCACGGGTCACGACGCCAGACTTTCCGTTAGATTGGGTGCTTTGGGTAATACCGGCGGTACTACCTCGAACTCCACAGATTGGTACACCAACGGGCCCAATATGGGTGGGCGAATCTGGGACACTCCCGGACAAGAATTCTCTTATAAGCATCATGAAAGCTATGAGTCGGACGACGACTATCTGTTTATCCAGGCGGGCACTTATTACGTCACAGTGATAAGCCAGGGACAAAACCCGGTAACAGGAAGCAAAATCGGTGTTGGTGCGATTGATTACCAGCTCACCAGCGGACCGGTGATGATTAATGATCAGTCGGGTACTCCGATCACCGCCGAAACACAAGTGAGCTGGGATGGCGAAACCCTGGCGCAGGGCGAGCACAAGCTGTACAAATTCTCCGTTGCGGAAGGGTTGGACAGTCTGGAACTTTCTCTGGAAAACACCGTAGGTGTTCCGAGAATGTGCGTGATACGGGCAGAAAATGGCATGTTACGCCTGCCCGCAGAGGCGTCTGGCAACAGCGTGTATAAGGTTGAGGGTGGATATTACCCCGAAAGCGGGAATCACTGCGGTAGTGGCGTGGTTACCATGCTGCAGCCTGCAGCGGGTGAATACGTTGTACAGGTCGCCGACGGTTACGATCCGGATGAACTGGATATGACCTACGATCTGGTTGCGAAGCCGCTGGCACATACACCGCTTGCCTTTGACGGCGGCACCGACAGTGCCGGCCTGATTGATCAGCAGTACGCGATCTATACCGTTGAAGTGCCGGAGTTACACGATGGTGAAGAAGTCACTGCCTGGCAGCTGGATACCCCCATTAGTCACGGTGGCATCAAACTCTGGGCGAGCCAGGATCTGGCGAATTTAAATACCTTTGTCAGCACCAAAACCCAGGCCGTGCTGACGGCTCCCTATCTGACACCGGGCAAGTGGTATGTTCTGGTACAGGGCCAGGGCGCCACCGATTTTTCCATTACCAGTCGCGCGATTCCGGTGCGTCGCACCTGGACGGCGCCCGCGCACGGGGAAGTCTTTGCGCAGGCCGGTTTGGACGCACCCTATATTGGGGACAGCGGTATTGACGATGCGGGCAATCCAATCATCAACCCGGTCTCCAGTGATCAGGGTACGGATCTGGCGGAAGGGAATTTCCATTTCTACCGTATCCACGTACCGGAAAATAATGGCGGGGTGATTCGCACCAAGCTGGAAGCATTAAATGGCGACCCGGATCTGTATATCCGCCGCGATACAGTGCCGACGCTGACACACCGCTACGGCTCGGAAAATCTTTACGATCGCTACGACGTCACTTCAGGCACCCAGTATGGCAACTGGGTATCGATGGCCGCTTACTATCACCGCGATTACCTGCTCAACGGTCTGCCCGCGGGTGACTGGTGGATCGGTGTCTATGGCAAATCTTCCAATGTGCGTTACCGGCTTACGGTTTCTGCCGGTGGCGTTGTCGATGCGGCTGGGGAACTGCAGGACAACGCGAACTATGTGCAGGACCTGCAACTGGATGGTGGCAGTGTTTCCGGGCAGACCCTGGCTGCGGGTGATATGCGCTATTACCGTGTGCAGATGCCGCAGTCGTCCGTCAATGCGGGTGAAGGTATGCCCAGTGAGTGGACGCTGAATCTCAGCGAAGATCTCGGCGATGTCGTGGTGATGCTGCGGGATACGATTCCACCGGGTAACACTCAGTATGCGACCAGCTCGTACTCTCCGAACTACGGCACGCAGTTTTACGATTGGAGTGAGGATCACAACCAGACCACTGCTCTGTACCCGGAAATTGATGAGGCTGGCGCTCACACCTTTAGCGTCCCACCACTGGAGCCCAATAGCACTTACTATATAGGGGTATACGCAAAGTCCGACGCAACGTTCGGAATCAGTTCTGCGGTAAGTAGCGAGACGCTGCATATTGACGGAGTGCTGGAGTTTGCCAGCAGCGGTATCGATATTTCCCTGCCTGCGGGTGAGGAGCGTTTGTACCGGATTGATGTTCCCGAAAATGCCGGCAGCCTCGCGCTGGCGGGCACCTACGCGTCCACGGTGAAGCTGTACCTGAATCGCGACACGGTGCCGACTGCAGACAGTTATGCCCACTGGTACAGCTACAGCGCTGATCTGGCCTGGGATACCTCTTTCTATGCAGACTCGACGACTACCGCGGATCACTGGATTGCGGGCCACAGCTATTACCTGCGCGTGATCAATACGGATGTAGATGCGCAAACCGTGCAACTGCAATTTACCGGTGAACTGCTCGCAGGCTCGGATCACGATAACGACGGTATCGATGACAGCTGGGAGGTTGAGCACTTCGGAACGATTTCTGTCACCTGGGATATGGATGGCGACGGCCTCAGCAACCAACTGGAATTCGAATACGGCACGGATCCGAATAACCCGGATAGCGATGGCGATGGTCTGGCCGATGGATGGGAAGTGAATCAGGGACTGGACCCGATGGCTGCGAACACCGAGGGTGACCTCGATGAGGACGGCCTCTCGGATCTGGATGAATTTGCCCTCGGCACCGATCCACAAAACAGTGATAGCGACGCAGATGGTTTGAGCGATGGTGAAGAGGTTTATACCCATCAAACCAACCCGCGCAGTGAAGACACCGATGCGGACATGATGGATGACGCCTGGGAAGTGGCCCACGGCTTCGATCCGCTCAACAGCGACGACGCCTACGAGGATGCGGACGCGGATGGCTTTGCCAATTACGAGGAATATCGTGCGGCCACCGACCCTGTCGACAGCGGCTCTGTCGTTGCCGCCGGTAGCGTGCTGTGGAGCGCCAACCTGGGTCTGCCTCTCTACGGCCTGGCGCTCGACAACAGCGGCAACCTGATGACCGGTGACCTTTATCACCTGGATCGTTTCGGCAAACCGTTCTGGTACGACGATGTTCCCGGCATGGTTTACAACTCCGCTACGGTGGACGCGGACGGCAACTACTTTGTCGCCAACGGCGCGCGCATTGCCAAGTACACCGCCAGCGGCGATATCGCCTGGTTGTTTAATACCGAGGGATCGGTGTACCGCACCGGTATTGCCCTGGGCGAAGCTGGCACCCTCTACGTCGCCGACGAGCTGGGCAATTTCTACGCGGTCAATGCCGATGGCAGCGAGAAATGGCGTCTCGTAATCGACCGTCCTGAATTGCTGGCCCCGTCGATTGCGCTGGACGGCACTCTCTACATTGCCACCCAGGTAGGCGATGGCAGCAACTACAACCTGGTCTCTATTACCGATAACGGCAGCTACGGTTCCGTGAACTGGAACTTCCCGGCGACCGGATCTTTCTCTGCTGTAGCCATCGCCCAGGACGGCACCGTCTACGTGGCGTCTGACGATCAGCACTTGTATGCACTGAATCCCGATGGCACTCAGAAATGGGCGCAGGATCTGGGTTATCGCATTGACGCGTCGCCGGTGATTGGTCGCGGCGGTGCGGTGTATATCGGTGCCGCCAGCAGCAACCGCTTTATGGCGTTCAATCCGGATGGTTCCGTCAAGTGGGAGTACGTCAGCAACAGCAGTCGAGGCTGGCACACGGCGGTGGCGGGCAACCGCGGGCAGGTATTTATAGCGAATACGTCCGGTGAGGTGATCGCGCTGGACGATACCAGTGGCGTTGCCGAGTGGATGGTCAATGTCGGTGGTGTTACCGAAGCGCCGCTGCTTGATGCCTACGGGCGTCTGTATGTGGTTCAAAGCCGTCTGCTGAGTGCCATTCAGACCAGCGCAACGGGCCTAGATTACTCGGACTGGCCGGCAGAATACTTCGACAGCCAGAACACGGCACGAAGCACTTTGCTCGACCAGGATGGCGACGGCCTCGCGGATCGCTGGGAGCTGGAGCAGGGCCTCGACCCCGCCGATGCGACCGATGCCGAAATCGATGCCGACGGTGATGGCCTGACCGCCGCGCAGGAGTTTGCCCAGCGCACCAGCGATCTCAGCGTCGACAGCGACGGTGACGGCGTCAACGACGACCTGGATCCGTTCCCCTCCAACGGCAATGAGTCGGTGGATACCGATGGCGACCTGATCGGCAACAATGCGGATGAGGACGACGATGGCGATGGCGTTGGCGATAACAGCGACGTATTCCCGCTGGATCCGACGGAAACCGCCGATAGCGACGGCGACGGCGTTGGTGATAACGGCGATGCGTTTCCTCAGGATTCCACGGAAACCGTAGATAGCGACGACGACGGCGTTGGTGATAACAGCGACGTGTTCCCGCAGGATCCGACGGAATCCATAGATAGCGATGGTGACGGCATTGGCGATAACAGCGACCCGCTGCCGAACGGAGACGACGCCGATAGCGATAGTGACGGTATGCCGGATGGTTACGAGCACGAGCATGGGCTGGATATCAATGATTCCAGCGATGCCGATGCCGACCTGGATGGCGACGGCCGCACAAACCTCGAGGAGTACACCGGAGGCTTTGATATCGCGGTGGACGATGTTGACCCGGAACTGACTATACCGGCGGATATCGTGGTGGCCTCTACTGGTCCTGAAACCCCGGTGGATCTCGGCGTTGCTACAGCGACCGATATCCTGGATGGCAATCTGGTGCCGACCGCGGATAACACCGGTCCGTTTGTCCCCGGTCAGCACGAGGTGACCTGGACGGTGGCGGATGCCGCCGGCAACACCGCGTCCGGCACGCAGCTGGTCGATGTGATCCCGCTGGCCAGTATCGCCGTGGCGCAAACGGTGCAGGAAGGGCAGGCCGGATCCATCGAAGTCAGCCTGAACGGTAGCCCGGTCAGCTATCCGGTTACGGTTTCCTATACCGTAAGCGGCTCTGCAGGTATGTATGAGGACCACGACCTGACTGACGGCAGTGTGGTGATCGAATCCGGTCTGACCGCAAGTATCGACTTTGCCACCCTGCCGGATGAGGTATTCGAAGGCAGCGAAACCCTGGTGGTGACACTGACAGGTGCGGTGAATGCCGTTGTCGGCGCAAGTGCCCAGCACGTTGTCAGCATCACCGAAGAAAATGTGGCGCCCACTGTGGCGATTGCACTTTCCCAGGATACCTTGCCGGTGGCGGTTGCCTATGCGGATGCAGGCGAGGTGACTCTCACGGCTTCCGTGGAAGACGTGAATCCCGATGATACGCACCTGTTCCAGTGGAATATCGTGGATACCCAGCTGGTACCGACTAACGCTACCGATGAGCAGGTATTGCGTTTTGATCCCGCCGGTCTGTCCGGCAGTGTTGAAGTGGGCGTTACCGTTACCGACAGCGCGGGTGCAACCAGCTCGGCACAGGTACTGATTCGTATCGACAGCAGCCTACCGGTATTGCTCGCTGAGACCGACAGCGATGGCGATGGGGTGAGTGATCTGGACGAAGGTGTTGCCGACTCGGACGGCGACCGGATTCCCGATTACCTGGATCCACAGGATACCGACAATATGTTGCCGGCCAGTGATGTGGATAACTATCTGCAGAGTGCGGCAGGCAGCAAGCTGGTGCTCGGCGATGCCACTTACACCTCTGGCAACAGTGTCAGTGCCATGAGTGTGGAAGAGATGGAAGCGTATTTTGATGCGTCGCTCGTCCACGCTGCGGGATATCTGCTGCTGAACGGTATCTTCGACTTCGAGGTGCGCGGTATTGGTGTGGGTGAATCGACGCAAGTGGTACTGCCGCTGACCTCCGCCATTCTCCCGACCGCACGCTACGTCAAGTACCAGCCGAATGTTGGCTGGGTGGACTTTGTCGAAGATGGAGCCAATGCCGTGGCGACCGCACCGGGTATGCAGGGTGTGTGTCCGGCACCGGGGGATGGCAGCTATCAGGCTGGTTTGAATGAGGGGGACTTCTGTGTGCAGCTCACCATCCAGGATGGCGGCCCCAACGATGCCGACGGTGTGGCCAATGGTGTTGTGGTGGATCCGAGCGCGGTAGCCACCATGGAGTTGCCGGCGCCGGTGGTCACGGCAAGCAACAATACTCTGGAAAAAACCGCGTTCCAGAGCGGTGACGGTGAGCAAACCGTGCTGGATTTTGCATTGCAAAGTGACTCAACGGATGCCGAACTGGTCGCGTTCACGTTTGATGCCGCGGGTGACGTCGACGACGCACAACAAGTTGGCGAGGTGAAGCTTTACCTGGATGCGAACACCAACGGTGTGGCCGAAGCTTCCGAGCTGATTGGTACTGGCAACTTTGCGGAGGACGATGGGGAACTGACGATCACCCTGGACGCACCGTATCAGCTGCCTGTGGGAGAAAGCCGATTCCTGGTTACCTATCAGCTATAA